A DNA window from bacterium contains the following coding sequences:
- a CDS encoding NAD(P)/FAD-dependent oxidoreductase, with product MTYDVVVVGGGAAGLTAGLSAARSGARVLILERGPRSGRKILVTGNGRCNLTNALADGIEHYRGAEPRFCYGALRRFPVADTLAFFGKLGVPCVDEGDGHYYPRSFSAADVADSLELAYREAGGEVVANARVVGLTPGPPWVVAGAGGRSWSARAVVLATGGRSTPKTGSDGDGFSLAAKLGHRVTPVAPAIVPLTLAGNLGHFLQGVKVTAALRAPRSGLEAGPAELMFAHYGVSGPLALGLSVEIGLAIEGGPMDLELDLLPEMGPEELSTFLQSRAEEHPKRELGNLLLGVLPRKVFPAVLRQQGIDPGGSLGEMRGELRELLVGFLKSYPLVCTGTLGWDEAAATLGGVDTAEVEPKTLGSRRHPGLFFAGEVLDVCGECGGFNLQWAWSSGYVAGLNAAGAA from the coding sequence ATGACCTACGACGTGGTCGTTGTCGGTGGGGGTGCGGCGGGTCTGACGGCGGGATTGTCCGCCGCCCGTAGCGGCGCGCGGGTTTTAATCCTGGAGCGAGGCCCACGGTCGGGACGCAAAATTCTCGTCACCGGGAACGGCCGCTGCAACCTGACCAACGCCCTGGCCGACGGAATCGAGCATTACCGCGGCGCCGAGCCGCGCTTCTGCTACGGCGCCCTGCGACGGTTCCCCGTCGCCGACACCCTGGCCTTCTTCGGGAAACTCGGTGTCCCTTGCGTGGACGAGGGGGATGGCCACTACTACCCCCGGTCCTTTTCGGCGGCCGACGTCGCCGATTCCCTGGAGCTCGCCTACCGCGAGGCCGGTGGCGAGGTGGTCGCCAACGCGCGGGTCGTCGGTTTGACCCCCGGCCCGCCCTGGGTCGTCGCTGGGGCGGGCGGCAGGAGCTGGTCCGCCCGGGCGGTGGTCCTGGCGACGGGCGGCCGCTCGACGCCCAAGACCGGCTCGGACGGCGACGGCTTTTCCCTGGCCGCCAAGCTGGGGCACCGGGTGACGCCGGTGGCTCCGGCCATCGTTCCGCTCACCCTCGCGGGGAATTTGGGCCACTTCCTCCAGGGCGTGAAAGTGACGGCTGCGCTGCGGGCTCCCCGGTCTGGGTTGGAGGCGGGGCCCGCGGAGCTGATGTTCGCCCACTACGGCGTTTCCGGTCCGCTGGCCCTGGGACTCTCCGTGGAAATCGGGCTGGCCATCGAAGGCGGCCCGATGGACCTGGAACTCGACCTGTTGCCCGAGATGGGGCCTGAAGAGCTGTCCACGTTCCTGCAATCGCGCGCCGAGGAACACCCCAAACGCGAGCTGGGGAATCTCCTGTTGGGCGTCCTGCCGCGGAAGGTTTTTCCGGCGGTGCTCCGCCAGCAGGGGATTGATCCCGGCGGGTCTCTCGGGGAGATGCGGGGGGAGTTGCGGGAGCTGCTGGTCGGCTTCCTGAAGTCGTACCCTCTGGTCTGCACTGGTACCCTGGGGTGGGACGAGGCGGCGGCGACGCTCGGCGGCGTGGATACCGCGGAGGTGGAGCCGAAGACCCTGGGGAGCCGGAGGCACCCCGGCCTCTTCTTCGCGGGAGAGGTTCTCGATGTCTGCGGGGAGTGCGGGGGGTTCAACCTCCAGTGGGCCTGGTCCTCGGGGTATGTCGCCGGCTTGAACGCGGCCGGCGCGGCTTGA
- a CDS encoding RtcB family protein translates to MSLPKNIVRLSAFEWRIEPGYVGGMLRPARIFVGEEELKRAHDDGALRQIAEVACLPGGVGEALAMPDIHLGYGFPIGGVAAFDGVEGIVSPGGVGYDINCGVRALTTPLTADEVRKRVDRLADTLFREVPCGVGSHTRESFSDDELGRVMRDGAGWAVALGRGFGEDLSACESEGAVEGADPRAVSAKAKERGRDQLGTLGSGNHFLEVQRVAEVYDSAVAAEWGVEIVDRVTVMIHCGSRGLGHQVCDDYLKLLRAGGGDWPNRELVYARIGSPEGGRYLAAMAAAANYAWANRQLIAHKVRGVFEGVFGVRPDALRQIYDVAHNVAKFEEHTVDGRKRMLLVHRKGATRAFPAGHPDLPERFRPLGQPVILPGDMGTASYLLLGMPGVMEKSFGSTGHGAGRRMSRKEAVRTLRGRRVVEELGERGVTVRWEGRDTLYEEHPLAYKDVHEVAAVCEGVGLARRIVRLEPLAVIKG, encoded by the coding sequence ATGTCGTTGCCGAAAAACATCGTCCGGTTGAGTGCATTCGAGTGGCGTATCGAGCCGGGGTATGTCGGCGGGATGCTCCGCCCGGCGCGGATCTTCGTCGGCGAGGAGGAGCTGAAGCGTGCCCACGACGACGGTGCCCTGCGGCAGATAGCCGAGGTGGCGTGCCTGCCGGGCGGGGTGGGTGAGGCGCTGGCCATGCCGGACATCCACCTCGGGTACGGCTTCCCGATCGGCGGCGTGGCGGCATTCGACGGCGTGGAGGGGATCGTCAGCCCCGGCGGCGTGGGGTACGATATCAACTGCGGTGTGCGGGCCCTGACGACGCCGCTCACCGCGGACGAGGTCCGGAAACGGGTGGACCGGCTGGCCGACACCCTCTTCCGGGAAGTCCCCTGCGGCGTGGGCTCGCACACCCGGGAGTCCTTCTCCGACGATGAGCTGGGCCGCGTCATGCGCGACGGCGCCGGATGGGCCGTCGCCCTGGGGCGGGGCTTCGGGGAGGACCTATCCGCCTGCGAGTCGGAGGGCGCGGTGGAGGGGGCCGATCCCCGGGCCGTCTCCGCCAAGGCCAAGGAACGCGGGCGGGACCAGCTCGGCACCCTGGGGTCGGGGAACCACTTCCTCGAGGTGCAGCGCGTGGCCGAGGTGTACGATTCCGCCGTCGCCGCCGAGTGGGGCGTCGAGATCGTGGACCGGGTCACGGTGATGATTCACTGCGGCAGCCGCGGCCTGGGGCACCAGGTCTGCGACGATTACCTCAAGCTGCTCCGGGCGGGCGGGGGGGACTGGCCGAACCGGGAGCTGGTCTATGCCCGGATCGGTTCCCCCGAGGGCGGGCGCTACCTGGCGGCGATGGCCGCGGCGGCCAACTACGCCTGGGCGAACCGCCAGCTCATCGCCCACAAGGTGCGCGGCGTTTTCGAGGGTGTTTTCGGCGTCCGGCCGGACGCGTTGCGCCAAATATACGACGTGGCCCACAACGTGGCGAAGTTCGAGGAGCATACCGTGGATGGTCGGAAGCGGATGCTGCTCGTCCACCGCAAAGGGGCGACCCGGGCCTTTCCCGCCGGTCATCCCGACCTCCCGGAACGGTTCCGCCCCCTGGGTCAGCCGGTGATTTTGCCCGGCGACATGGGCACGGCCAGCTATTTGCTCCTCGGCATGCCCGGCGTGATGGAGAAGAGCTTCGGCTCGACGGGTCACGGGGCCGGCCGGCGGATGAGCCGCAAGGAGGCGGTGCGGACCCTCCGGGGCCGGCGGGTGGTCGAGGAGCTGGGCGAGCGGGGCGTCACCGTCCGCTGGGAGGGGCGGGACACGCTTTACGAGGAGCACCCACTGGCGTACAAGGATGTTCACGAGGTGGCCGCGGTCTGCGAGGGGGTGGGGCTGGCGCGCAGGATCGTCCGCCTGGAACCGCTGGCGGTGATCAAGGGATGA